One genomic window of Polyangium aurulentum includes the following:
- a CDS encoding cytochrome P450: protein MTTLPKGPTNNILVNIQGIMDPIGYTLRLRERYGDPMSCPKMNGKPVLATGSVEGLRSVFAVPPEALDQMLSESFTAAMGESSLFVLSGARHTAMRKLLMPPFHGQRMRLYGKQICDLALQHSRDLRPGQELVAQDLMHKISLQTIIHVVFGVTAPAEVARLEKLLEALRKSFSLGLTITLVIPWLRREFGGLGPWARRQRATQELRSFLDPELARRRADPTERTDILSLLLEARQEDGTALDDQQIFEQLHTLLFAGHTTTAAALTWVLYFLGNAPAVLRRLQDELTALGADPEPEALAKAPYLEAVINETLRLRPPSPGVGRKLNTPMQIAGYDLPAGSGVFAQIIWAHHDPKVFPEPEVFRPERFLERTYSPFEFLPFGGGNRRCIGAAFALYEMKLILGTLLRRYSFELASKKPVRVGLQGMPGSPVRVIVR, encoded by the coding sequence ATGACCACTTTGCCCAAAGGCCCCACCAACAACATCCTGGTGAACATCCAGGGGATCATGGACCCGATCGGCTACACGCTGCGCTTGCGGGAGCGCTACGGCGATCCGATGTCGTGCCCGAAGATGAACGGCAAACCGGTGCTGGCCACCGGCAGCGTGGAGGGGCTGCGCTCCGTGTTCGCGGTGCCGCCGGAGGCCCTCGACCAGATGCTGTCCGAGAGCTTCACCGCGGCGATGGGAGAGTCGTCGCTGTTCGTGCTCTCGGGCGCGCGGCACACGGCCATGCGCAAGCTGCTCATGCCGCCATTTCACGGGCAGCGCATGCGCCTGTATGGGAAGCAGATCTGCGACCTGGCCTTGCAGCACTCCCGGGACCTCAGGCCGGGTCAGGAGCTCGTGGCGCAGGACCTCATGCACAAGATCTCGCTGCAGACGATCATCCACGTCGTGTTCGGAGTCACTGCACCGGCGGAAGTGGCGCGCCTCGAGAAGCTGCTCGAGGCGCTGCGCAAGAGCTTCTCCTTGGGCCTGACCATCACCCTCGTGATTCCCTGGCTGCGCCGGGAGTTCGGGGGCCTCGGCCCGTGGGCCCGCAGGCAACGCGCGACCCAGGAGCTGCGCAGCTTCCTCGATCCGGAGCTCGCCCGCCGCCGCGCCGATCCCACCGAGCGCACCGATATTCTGAGTCTGCTCCTGGAAGCCCGCCAGGAAGACGGTACGGCGCTCGACGACCAGCAGATCTTCGAGCAGCTCCACACGCTGCTCTTCGCGGGGCACACCACGACCGCGGCTGCGCTCACCTGGGTGCTCTATTTTCTCGGAAACGCGCCCGCCGTATTGCGCCGGCTGCAGGACGAGCTGACGGCGCTGGGCGCGGATCCGGAGCCCGAGGCGCTGGCCAAGGCGCCGTATCTGGAAGCGGTGATTAACGAGACGCTGCGCCTGCGCCCGCCCAGCCCGGGGGTGGGACGCAAGCTGAATACGCCGATGCAGATCGCGGGCTACGATTTGCCGGCCGGATCAGGCGTGTTCGCGCAGATCATCTGGGCCCACCACGATCCCAAGGTATTCCCGGAGCCGGAGGTGTTTCGCCCCGAGCGATTCCTGGAGCGAACCTATTCCCCCTTCGAATTCCTGCCGTTTGGCGGCGGGAATCGGCGCTGCATCGGGGCCGCCTTTGCGCTGTACGAGATGAAGCTGATCCTGGGCACGCTGCTGCGGCGCTACAGCTTCGAGCTCGCGTCCAAGAAGCCGGTGCGGGTGGGGCTGCAGGGTATGCCCGGCTCGCCGGTGCGCGTGATCGTCCGTTGA
- a CDS encoding serine/threonine-protein kinase: protein MRQECILAGRYLLERRAGAGGMGEVWKALDQGTGAQVAVKVLPGGDPEDAARFAREARILAGLEHPRVVRYVAHGASAEGAPYLVMEWLEGEELAARLARGPLAVDESVALALEVAGVLAFAHAQGVIHRDLKPSNLFLPGGRLDAVKVLDFGIAHAGRATRMTSTGMLVGTPGYMAPEQARGEASIDARADVFSLGCVLFECLTGKPVFDGQHAAAILTKVLFEETPSAKKARPEVPQALDDLLMRMLSKRPEERPRDGEAAASMLRALGSMPSERPTESARAPSLTGSEQRAIAVILVSRPAGGQAVAFDGAETVHMAPENEALLCEVEAHGGAGERLLDGSLVVMMAGTGLATDLCAQAARCALALRPHAVGRRVALAMGRSERTAGSMGPAIDRAARLSDTTARDAETEGAVMIDEVAAALLDARFEVREGEGHFTLHGERVLAEGTRLLLGKATPCVGRERELGTLRALFAESAEEGTAQAALVVASPGVGKSRLAHEFLQDLRARGEGVSIWIARGDALRAGSPLAMLGGALRSACGIRESEPLEVRREKLSAQVAAWVPPGEQRRIAEFLGEIIGAPFPDEDSLPLRAARMDAQLMADQVRAAFVDFVGAACEKAPVLVLLEDLHWGDRTTVGLLDAALRHLEERPLFILALARPEVREHFPKLWGGRRLHEMRLVELSRRAGERLARYALGEGADAAVIERIVRLSDGNAFYLEELIRWTAEGKGADMPETVVAMVESRLGALDEGARRLLRAASVFGEVFWTGSVAALLGGEARRSDVTSGLGPLVQREILLRRKESRFAGEEELAFRHALLREGAYAMLTDADRALGHRLAGEWLEARGEGDARALAEHFEKGGDGPAAGRHYLRAAQQASWGGDALASATLARRGLALPLPSELRSRLLGALCEAAIWQANVAVSLQREAEELMQISVPGSGPWVQGLVARLLGAAMMGKPEEVFARVVELRQADVAPDAVYPMAVTLSIATYILGMVGRAADADVLHAEFVAFTQAAGDVAASATCSMTTSALEGQKGNPVGMLEHALETRRLARQCGQRRLEIISTLAIAKSQWSLGAPDEAERMLRALPLSDVEFGPVSAFRPFILAWMLAERGALDEARIHAEHLASTLGRARGLALDEGRGRWVLAEVLRRAGALAEAEREVEGALVLLGKTCPADVSGVLATKAALKLSQGRPEEALAAAEEGMARQAAMQMHDHFFRGSFLRLVHVESLEAAGRHDGARAAVVNARERLRTIAAKISDPVHRNTFFENVPENRRTLELARQWLGEGA, encoded by the coding sequence GTGCGACAAGAATGCATCCTGGCCGGGCGCTACCTCCTCGAGCGCCGGGCAGGCGCGGGGGGCATGGGGGAGGTCTGGAAGGCGCTCGACCAGGGGACGGGCGCGCAGGTGGCCGTGAAGGTGTTGCCGGGGGGCGACCCCGAGGACGCGGCGCGGTTCGCGCGGGAGGCGCGCATCCTGGCGGGCCTCGAGCATCCGCGCGTGGTCCGGTACGTGGCGCACGGGGCGAGCGCCGAGGGGGCGCCGTACCTCGTCATGGAGTGGCTCGAGGGCGAGGAGCTCGCGGCGCGGCTCGCGCGCGGTCCGCTCGCGGTCGACGAGAGCGTGGCCCTCGCCCTCGAGGTCGCGGGCGTGCTCGCGTTCGCGCACGCGCAGGGGGTGATCCACCGCGATCTGAAGCCGAGCAACCTGTTCTTGCCGGGCGGGCGCCTGGATGCGGTCAAGGTCCTCGATTTCGGCATCGCGCACGCCGGGCGGGCGACGCGGATGACGAGCACGGGAATGCTCGTCGGCACGCCCGGGTACATGGCGCCCGAGCAGGCGCGGGGCGAGGCGAGCATCGACGCGCGCGCCGACGTGTTCTCGCTCGGGTGCGTGCTCTTCGAATGCCTGACGGGCAAGCCCGTATTCGATGGCCAGCACGCGGCGGCCATTCTGACGAAGGTGCTCTTCGAGGAGACGCCGAGCGCGAAAAAGGCGCGGCCCGAGGTGCCCCAGGCGCTCGACGATCTATTGATGCGCATGCTGTCGAAGCGGCCGGAGGAACGGCCGCGCGACGGGGAGGCCGCGGCTTCGATGCTGCGCGCGCTCGGGAGCATGCCCTCGGAGCGGCCAACGGAATCGGCGCGCGCGCCGTCGCTCACGGGCAGCGAGCAGCGCGCGATCGCCGTGATCCTCGTGAGCAGGCCGGCCGGGGGGCAGGCGGTGGCATTCGACGGAGCCGAGACCGTGCATATGGCTCCCGAGAACGAGGCGCTCCTCTGCGAGGTCGAGGCCCACGGCGGCGCGGGCGAGCGGCTGCTCGACGGGTCCTTGGTGGTGATGATGGCGGGCACGGGCCTGGCGACGGACCTGTGCGCGCAGGCGGCGCGGTGCGCGCTCGCGCTGCGCCCGCACGCGGTCGGGCGGCGCGTGGCGCTGGCCATGGGGCGAAGCGAGCGGACGGCGGGATCGATGGGCCCGGCCATCGACAGGGCAGCGCGGCTGTCGGACACCACGGCGCGCGACGCGGAGACCGAGGGCGCGGTGATGATCGACGAGGTGGCCGCGGCCTTGCTCGACGCGCGCTTCGAGGTGCGCGAGGGGGAGGGGCATTTCACGCTGCACGGCGAGCGCGTGCTCGCGGAGGGCACGCGGCTGCTTCTGGGCAAGGCGACGCCGTGCGTGGGGCGAGAGCGCGAGCTCGGCACCCTGCGGGCGCTGTTCGCCGAGAGCGCAGAGGAGGGCACGGCGCAGGCGGCGCTGGTGGTGGCTTCGCCGGGGGTGGGCAAATCGCGGCTCGCGCACGAGTTTCTGCAAGATCTCAGGGCGCGCGGCGAGGGCGTTTCGATATGGATTGCGCGCGGCGACGCGCTGCGGGCGGGGTCGCCGCTGGCCATGCTGGGGGGAGCGCTCCGCAGCGCGTGCGGGATTCGTGAGAGCGAGCCGCTCGAGGTGCGGCGTGAAAAACTCTCGGCGCAGGTGGCCGCGTGGGTGCCCCCCGGCGAGCAGCGGCGGATTGCGGAGTTTCTGGGGGAGATCATCGGCGCGCCCTTCCCGGACGAGGACAGCCTGCCGTTGCGGGCTGCCCGGATGGATGCGCAGCTCATGGCCGACCAGGTGCGCGCGGCCTTCGTCGATTTCGTGGGCGCGGCTTGCGAAAAGGCGCCGGTGCTCGTCTTGCTGGAGGACTTGCACTGGGGCGACAGGACCACGGTGGGGCTGCTCGACGCGGCCCTCCGCCACCTCGAAGAGCGCCCGCTGTTCATCCTGGCCCTGGCACGGCCCGAGGTGCGCGAGCATTTCCCGAAGCTCTGGGGGGGGCGGCGGTTGCACGAAATGAGGCTCGTCGAGCTGAGCCGTCGCGCGGGCGAGCGGCTCGCGCGATACGCGCTGGGCGAGGGCGCGGACGCCGCGGTCATCGAGCGGATCGTGCGTTTGTCGGACGGGAACGCGTTTTACCTGGAGGAGCTGATCCGCTGGACGGCGGAGGGCAAAGGCGCGGACATGCCGGAGACGGTGGTGGCCATGGTCGAGTCGCGGCTCGGGGCGCTCGACGAGGGGGCGCGGAGGCTCTTGCGCGCGGCGAGCGTGTTTGGCGAGGTCTTCTGGACGGGGAGCGTCGCGGCGCTCCTGGGGGGAGAGGCGCGGCGCAGCGACGTCACGAGCGGGCTCGGTCCGCTGGTGCAGCGGGAGATCCTGCTGCGACGCAAGGAGAGCCGCTTTGCGGGCGAGGAGGAGCTCGCATTCCGGCACGCGCTCCTGCGCGAGGGGGCCTATGCGATGTTGACCGACGCGGACAGGGCGCTCGGGCACAGGCTCGCGGGCGAGTGGCTCGAGGCGCGGGGGGAGGGGGACGCGCGGGCGCTGGCGGAGCATTTCGAGAAGGGCGGCGATGGTCCGGCGGCCGGGCGGCATTACCTGCGCGCGGCGCAGCAGGCGAGCTGGGGCGGCGATGCGCTGGCCTCGGCCACGCTCGCGCGCCGGGGGCTCGCGCTCCCGCTCCCGAGCGAGCTGCGCTCGAGGCTGCTCGGCGCATTGTGCGAGGCGGCCATATGGCAGGCCAACGTGGCGGTCTCGCTGCAGCGCGAGGCCGAGGAGCTGATGCAGATCTCGGTGCCTGGAAGCGGCCCCTGGGTTCAGGGCCTGGTGGCCCGGCTCCTGGGAGCGGCCATGATGGGCAAGCCCGAGGAGGTCTTCGCGCGCGTGGTCGAGCTGCGGCAGGCGGACGTCGCGCCCGACGCGGTGTACCCGATGGCGGTCACGCTCTCCATTGCCACCTATATCCTCGGCATGGTCGGGCGCGCCGCGGATGCGGATGTCTTGCACGCGGAGTTCGTGGCGTTCACGCAGGCCGCCGGGGATGTGGCCGCGAGCGCGACGTGCAGCATGACCACCTCTGCGCTCGAAGGGCAAAAGGGCAATCCCGTCGGCATGCTGGAGCACGCGCTCGAGACGCGCAGGCTCGCCAGGCAATGCGGTCAGCGGCGACTGGAGATCATCTCGACCCTGGCCATCGCCAAGAGCCAGTGGAGCCTCGGCGCCCCGGACGAGGCCGAGCGAATGCTCCGGGCGCTGCCGCTCTCGGATGTCGAGTTCGGGCCCGTCTCGGCTTTCCGGCCCTTCATCCTGGCCTGGATGCTCGCGGAGCGGGGCGCGCTCGACGAGGCGCGGATCCACGCCGAGCACCTCGCCTCGACCCTGGGGCGCGCGCGCGGCCTCGCGCTCGACGAGGGCCGTGGCCGCTGGGTGCTCGCGGAGGTGCTGCGGCGCGCGGGCGCGCTCGCGGAAGCGGAGCGGGAGGTGGAGGGCGCCCTCGTTTTGCTCGGCAAGACGTGCCCCGCCGACGTGTCCGGCGTGCTCGCCACGAAGGCGGCCCTGAAGCTTTCGCAGGGCAGACCCGAGGAGGCGCTCGCCGCCGCGGAGGAGGGCATGGCGCGTCAGGCGGCAATGCAAATGCACGACCATTTCTTCCGCGGCTCGTTCCTCCGCCTCGTCCATGTCGAGAGCCTCGAAGCCGCAGGACGCCACGACGGGGCCCGCGCGGCGGTCGTGAATGCCAGGGAGCGCCTCCGCACGATTGCAGCGAAGATCTCCGACCCCGTCCATCGAAATACTTTCTTCGAGAACGTCCCCGAGAACCGCCGGACCCTCGAGCTTGCGCGGCAATGGCTGGGCGAGGGCGCATAG
- a CDS encoding cytochrome P450 — protein MSDARVNFLDPAVRAAPHLVYARMRRESPVCQIDPAGIWAVTRYEDVMTVLRTPEVFSSEGSAAAFSPPWLDRNPLLGAMNMADPPRHGPLRALISRAFNTATIHRLEPLLRQVAAQLVPPMLERREVDLVHDFCQHIPAAAMMALMGLDPAHGARFLAWAKDFADLASIALDENRQSEIRTDLREMEEYMNGLLEERRRNPGTDVISDLIRAEIDGQKLTHEELMSFCFLLLPAGIETVTHQLALMLHMLMTRPELQEQLRAARSLLPPFIEEMLRYDPVAQGLFRMTTADTTLGGVNIPKHSIVMLVMASATHDEAQFQDPERFDLDRPGPQNTVFGHGIHFCIGASLARMELRVALEELLSRAAIVPGVEPAQWRLSLAVRGPAVLPAEIRAV, from the coding sequence ATGAGCGATGCTCGCGTGAATTTTCTGGATCCGGCGGTCCGCGCCGCGCCCCATCTCGTCTATGCCCGGATGCGCCGGGAATCACCGGTCTGCCAGATCGATCCTGCGGGGATCTGGGCCGTCACCCGCTACGAGGATGTGATGACGGTCTTGAGGACCCCGGAGGTCTTCAGCAGCGAGGGATCTGCCGCGGCCTTCAGTCCGCCATGGCTGGATCGCAATCCTCTTCTTGGTGCCATGAACATGGCCGACCCGCCCCGGCACGGTCCCTTGCGGGCCCTCATCAGCCGAGCGTTCAATACGGCCACCATCCATCGTCTGGAGCCGCTCCTGCGCCAAGTGGCCGCTCAGCTCGTTCCCCCCATGCTCGAACGCCGTGAGGTCGATCTGGTGCACGACTTCTGCCAGCACATCCCCGCCGCTGCCATGATGGCGTTGATGGGGCTGGATCCCGCCCACGGCGCGCGATTCCTGGCCTGGGCGAAGGACTTCGCCGACCTGGCGAGCATCGCGCTCGACGAGAATCGGCAGAGTGAAATCCGTACCGACCTCCGTGAAATGGAGGAGTACATGAACGGTTTGCTGGAGGAGCGACGTCGCAACCCGGGCACCGACGTGATCAGCGATCTGATCCGCGCGGAGATCGATGGCCAGAAGCTGACACACGAGGAGCTGATGTCCTTCTGCTTCCTGCTGCTTCCTGCGGGGATCGAGACGGTGACACACCAGCTCGCGCTCATGCTCCACATGCTCATGACCCGGCCGGAGCTTCAGGAGCAGCTACGCGCAGCGCGCTCCCTCCTCCCTCCTTTCATCGAAGAGATGCTGCGCTACGACCCCGTGGCACAGGGCCTCTTCCGGATGACCACTGCCGACACCACGTTGGGTGGCGTGAACATCCCCAAGCATTCCATCGTGATGCTCGTGATGGCCTCGGCCACCCACGATGAGGCGCAGTTCCAGGATCCGGAACGTTTCGACCTCGATCGCCCAGGGCCACAGAACACGGTCTTCGGCCATGGGATTCACTTCTGCATAGGCGCGAGCTTGGCCAGGATGGAGCTGCGCGTGGCCCTGGAGGAGCTTTTGTCCCGCGCCGCCATCGTCCCCGGGGTCGAGCCAGCCCAGTGGCGACTCTCCCTGGCCGTGCGCGGCCCGGCGGTGCTTCCTGCCGAAATCCGCGCGGTTTGA
- a CDS encoding serine/threonine-protein kinase, with protein sequence MREKAILAGRYLLERRAGAGGMGEVWKALDQETGEAVAVKVLPGGEPESATRFAREAQILAGLSHPHVVRYVAHGASDEGAPYLVMEWLDGEDLAARLLRGPLAVDESVALALQVADVLAFAHERAVVHRDLKPSNLFLPGGRLDTVKVLDFGIAHAGRATRMTRTGMLIGTPGYMAPEQARGEANIDARGDVFSLGCVLFECLTGVPAFGGQHAAAILTKVLFEETPSVRSLRPAVPEALDDLLRRMLSKRREERPLDGGAAAMALRALGEMPSQRPGESVRSPSLTGSEQRAMAVILVSAPKELPAFNEDSTLALAPDDAALLREAEAHGGAAERLLDGSLVVMMAGAGLATDLCAQAARCALSLRAHAGERRVALAMGRGERTVRSIGPAIDRVARLSGTTARGAVAIDDVVAGLLDARFEVQEGEGLFTLHGERALAEGTRLLLGKATPCVGRDRELATLRALFTETVDESTAQAALVVAPPGVGKSRLAHELLQELRARGEEVSIWIARGDAPRAGSPLGMLGQVLRSACGIREGEPLSVRREKLSAQVAAWVDPGERRRVEEFLGEIIGAPFADEDSLPLRSARIDAQLMADQVRAAFIDFVGAACEKASVLVLLEDLHWGDRTTVGLLDAALRTLAERPLFVLALARPEVQEVFPKLWEERRLHEIRLVELSRRAGERLARHVLGERADAEVIARIVRLSEGNAFYLEELIRWTAEGKGADMPETVVAMVESRLGALDEGARRLLRAASVFGEVFWVGGVAALVGGEARQSGVVLGLAPLVEREILVRRRESRFPGEEELSFRHALLREGAYAMLTEADRTLGHRLAGEWLEARGEGDARALAEHFEKGGDGPSAGRHFLRAAQQASWGGSALEAAMLARRALASPLPGELRTKLLGVLCESAMWQPEIAASTKREAEELLQIAPHGSAPWLQAMIPLLYVAVVGPVEGILTLVGELQRTDVAPDAVYPMAVTLVFAIHLVEVVGCHAEGEALYAKLEALTQAAGERVPAARCLFVFMRADRERKKYHCASMLESLKEARELARQCGLRRMENIATVSIAIGLCHLGALHEAEQMFRALPLSNTEFGLASTYGPFVLAWLLADRGETGEARGIAEQLVESGRARDVALDEGRGRWVLAEALRRAGALEQAEHEIEAALLMLSRACPLDVPGVLASKAALKLQQGKPDEALTAAEQGLARQADLKSPDQFLRGGSFLRLVHVESLEANRRHDEARNAVANARDRLLAIAAKIDDPAYRKSFLENVPENRRTIELAREWQSRGVSVP encoded by the coding sequence GTGCGAGAAAAAGCCATCCTGGCCGGGCGCTACCTCCTCGAGCGCCGGGCGGGGGCGGGGGGAATGGGGGAGGTCTGGAAGGCGCTCGATCAGGAGACGGGCGAAGCGGTGGCGGTCAAGGTCTTGCCGGGTGGCGAGCCCGAGAGCGCGACGCGGTTCGCGCGGGAGGCGCAGATCCTCGCCGGGCTCTCGCATCCGCATGTGGTGCGGTACGTGGCGCACGGCGCGAGCGACGAGGGGGCGCCGTACCTGGTCATGGAGTGGCTCGACGGCGAGGATCTCGCGGCGCGGCTTCTGCGTGGTCCGCTCGCGGTCGACGAGAGCGTGGCGCTCGCGCTCCAGGTGGCGGACGTGCTCGCGTTCGCGCACGAGCGCGCCGTGGTGCATCGCGATCTCAAGCCGAGCAATCTGTTCCTGCCGGGCGGGCGGCTGGATACGGTCAAGGTCCTCGATTTCGGCATCGCGCACGCAGGCCGCGCGACGCGAATGACGCGCACGGGAATGCTGATCGGGACGCCGGGGTACATGGCGCCGGAGCAGGCGCGGGGCGAGGCGAACATCGATGCGCGCGGGGACGTGTTCTCGCTCGGGTGCGTGCTCTTCGAATGCCTGACGGGGGTGCCCGCGTTTGGCGGACAGCACGCGGCGGCGATCCTGACGAAGGTGCTGTTCGAGGAGACGCCGAGCGTGCGGAGCTTGCGGCCCGCGGTGCCGGAGGCGCTCGACGATCTCTTGCGGAGAATGCTGTCGAAGCGGAGGGAGGAGCGGCCCCTCGATGGGGGCGCGGCGGCGATGGCGCTGCGTGCGCTCGGGGAAATGCCCTCCCAGCGGCCAGGGGAATCGGTGCGATCGCCCTCGCTCACGGGCAGCGAGCAGCGGGCGATGGCGGTGATCCTGGTGAGCGCGCCAAAGGAGCTGCCAGCATTCAATGAAGATTCGACCCTGGCGCTGGCCCCCGACGACGCGGCGCTCCTGCGCGAGGCGGAGGCGCATGGAGGCGCGGCGGAGCGGCTGCTCGACGGGTCCCTGGTGGTGATGATGGCGGGCGCGGGGCTGGCGACGGACCTGTGCGCGCAGGCGGCGCGCTGCGCGCTCTCGTTGCGCGCGCATGCTGGCGAGCGGCGCGTGGCGCTGGCGATGGGGCGGGGCGAGCGCACGGTGAGGTCCATCGGGCCCGCGATCGACCGGGTGGCGCGGCTCTCGGGGACGACCGCGCGGGGCGCGGTGGCGATCGACGACGTGGTGGCGGGGCTCCTGGACGCGCGCTTCGAGGTGCAGGAAGGCGAGGGGCTCTTCACGCTGCACGGCGAGCGTGCGCTCGCCGAGGGGACGCGGCTCTTGTTGGGAAAGGCGACGCCGTGCGTGGGGCGCGATCGCGAGCTTGCGACGCTTCGGGCGCTGTTCACGGAGACCGTGGACGAGAGCACGGCGCAGGCGGCGCTGGTCGTGGCGCCGCCGGGCGTCGGAAAGTCGCGCCTCGCGCACGAGCTTTTGCAGGAGCTGCGGGCGCGGGGCGAGGAAGTGTCGATATGGATCGCGCGGGGCGACGCGCCGCGGGCGGGATCGCCTCTGGGAATGCTGGGGCAGGTGCTGCGCAGCGCGTGCGGGATTCGCGAGGGCGAGCCGCTCTCGGTCCGTCGGGAAAAGCTCTCGGCGCAGGTGGCCGCGTGGGTGGACCCGGGCGAGCGGCGGCGGGTCGAGGAGTTTCTGGGCGAGATCATCGGCGCGCCCTTTGCGGACGAGGACAGCCTGCCCCTGCGATCGGCGCGGATCGACGCGCAGCTCATGGCGGACCAGGTGCGCGCGGCCTTCATCGATTTCGTGGGCGCGGCTTGCGAAAAGGCGTCGGTGCTCGTCCTGCTGGAGGATTTGCACTGGGGAGACAGGACCACGGTGGGGCTCCTCGACGCGGCCTTGCGCACGCTGGCGGAGCGACCGCTCTTCGTCCTGGCCCTGGCGCGGCCGGAGGTGCAGGAAGTCTTTCCGAAGCTCTGGGAGGAGCGGCGGTTGCACGAGATAAGGCTCGTGGAGCTGAGCCGGCGCGCGGGCGAGCGGCTGGCGCGGCACGTGCTGGGCGAGCGCGCGGACGCGGAGGTGATCGCGCGAATCGTGCGTCTGTCGGAGGGGAATGCATTTTACCTGGAGGAGCTGATCCGCTGGACGGCCGAAGGCAAAGGCGCGGACATGCCGGAGACCGTCGTGGCGATGGTCGAGTCGCGGCTCGGGGCGCTCGACGAGGGGGCGCGGCGGCTTTTGCGGGCGGCGAGCGTGTTTGGCGAGGTATTCTGGGTGGGAGGCGTCGCGGCGCTCGTGGGGGGCGAGGCTCGTCAAAGTGGGGTCGTGCTCGGGCTCGCGCCGCTGGTCGAGCGCGAAATCCTGGTGCGGCGCCGGGAGAGCCGGTTCCCTGGCGAGGAGGAGCTTTCGTTCCGGCATGCGCTCCTGCGCGAGGGAGCCTATGCGATGCTGACCGAGGCGGACCGGACGCTCGGGCATCGGCTCGCGGGTGAATGGCTCGAAGCGCGGGGCGAGGGGGACGCGCGGGCGCTGGCCGAGCATTTCGAGAAGGGCGGGGATGGGCCAAGCGCGGGGCGGCACTTCCTGCGCGCGGCGCAGCAGGCGAGCTGGGGCGGTAGTGCGCTGGAAGCGGCCATGCTCGCGCGCCGGGCGCTCGCATCGCCACTCCCAGGCGAACTGCGCACCAAGCTGCTCGGGGTGCTGTGCGAGTCGGCCATGTGGCAGCCCGAAATCGCTGCCTCCACGAAGCGCGAGGCCGAGGAGCTGTTGCAAATCGCTCCACACGGGAGCGCGCCGTGGCTGCAAGCCATGATCCCCTTGCTTTACGTCGCCGTCGTCGGTCCGGTCGAGGGCATCCTCACGCTGGTGGGCGAACTGCAGCGTACGGACGTCGCGCCCGACGCGGTGTACCCGATGGCGGTCACGCTGGTCTTCGCCATCCACCTCGTCGAAGTGGTAGGATGCCATGCAGAAGGGGAGGCGCTGTACGCGAAGCTCGAGGCGCTCACGCAGGCGGCTGGGGAGCGTGTTCCGGCTGCAAGGTGCCTCTTCGTGTTCATGAGGGCGGACCGGGAGAGGAAAAAATACCATTGTGCCAGCATGCTGGAGAGTTTGAAGGAGGCTCGAGAGCTCGCGAGGCAATGCGGTCTCCGGCGCATGGAGAACATCGCGACCGTCAGTATCGCCATAGGCCTCTGTCATCTCGGTGCCCTACATGAAGCCGAGCAGATGTTCCGGGCGCTGCCACTATCGAATACCGAGTTCGGCCTCGCCTCGACCTATGGTCCTTTCGTCCTGGCCTGGCTGCTCGCGGACCGCGGCGAGACGGGCGAGGCGCGGGGCATCGCGGAGCAACTCGTCGAATCGGGGCGCGCCCGCGACGTTGCGCTGGACGAGGGCCGCGGCCGCTGGGTCCTCGCGGAGGCATTGCGGCGCGCGGGGGCGCTCGAGCAAGCGGAACATGAGATCGAGGCCGCTCTTCTCATGCTGAGCCGTGCTTGCCCTCTCGACGTTCCAGGCGTGCTCGCCTCGAAGGCAGCCCTGAAGCTCCAGCAGGGCAAGCCTGATGAGGCGCTCACCGCCGCGGAGCAGGGCCTCGCGCGCCAGGCTGACCTGAAATCGCCCGACCAGTTCTTGCGGGGCGGCTCCTTCCTGCGCCTGGTCCATGTCGAGAGCCTCGAAGCCAACCGCCGCCACGACGAAGCCCGCAATGCGGTCGCGAATGCGCGCGACCGCCTCCTCGCGATCGCTGCGAAGATCGACGACCCCGCCTATCGAAAGAGCTTCCTCGAAAACGTCCCCGAGAACCGCAGGACGATCGAGCTTGCGCGAGAATGGCAGAGTCGAGGAGTCTCCGTACCATGA